From Solidesulfovibrio carbinoliphilus subsp. oakridgensis, the proteins below share one genomic window:
- a CDS encoding tape measure protein → MTNIGTIEAKIKAEGFPEFANDLKKVDATMEAFAGSTQKQFRRVELSVNEVAKMMGMSGQAFEDFRSKAMKSLAAVQGSKALETMARQCGFAKDEIEKMGRQMGLTEQSIAALTTKIFGLSAPIKSTQSSVSSLTSLITPLAGAIAGAFTLGAVSSFVQEIASAKMQFEAFDRTLKLVTGSQTGASLAMESIAETSNRLGLKLTDAADGYKLIAAAARGTTLEGAETTKTFEAVASSASVLGLSASDTNGILLALSQMISKGKVQAEELRGQLGERLPGAFQIAARAMGMTTGELDKLLSSGGLATETFLPRFTAELLKSGQGATDVGNSTQAAFNRMTNSWDSLKAALGETTAFGAAIAAVNAIGSAADTVANKIRSLSETLTATKQIEDYEKRAKALKDQLGDGQGISQKISAFEYETIPREDVLEEVRRMENAANELRQKISENARREIGKKNLAAINKQNEDNLAAEKKGQEAVLDSWASSADKGKSLWAQNRKDVLAAWGKAYKGEITNDAMSVLIDESNKKYAQGLEDLGKKGQKSANAAARYAERTSAYLEQAQDQYDQLEAQLGGDSLGAKVAAIEKRYDKAASAVRQAMIGAKGSTAELNATLEVMGKSKALEILAAQADAWKKSMSDAANMLGELGRLTGDPDAIYGASMTTAQAWEADQQKRIGAIADETEKEKQLGELRQVMAFKEVEAKRQAYEGVAAVSSEYWNAEKALLDVHLGVVKANAQDELAFRVYAAQQEDELRKKQLESESQYAGTFAETFSSRWSLAFGGYKSEMTKTKESWNQMSDSIISSTNGMIDGIAGGFGDMIRNIGNGTASIEDLWKNMLSRMLDAFASFVEDLVKQQLKDMVGGLFSGSATSGQRGGGLDLSNLLKGSSSSSSGSSAYDPTLFDKLGDRIGESSGDSFLQGLQSSGSGTSLLIGDAPDIGKGIGKGLTQYQDVWNATSSRWNQGGNEAWQNGSFSSATAATDSKYSWGGAVAGAGAVAGGAMGMVNSTSALSALGSGVMAAGGVMMMIPGLQVAGAVTAAVGGLVSLFGQENKKEIKKVAEGYNIGVTGGAVNASGVDFYSDGSTVSTGVTDPDVVRKVSEAFKDAAKNVTDFSKVLGFSTKEFVKNFNFPTMNITSDQLDGYIKNGTNAMAFSALDQSGLRGAFDAVAENGEVYIDEFSRLSKAYQTVGGYTEAYGYDLETLAGITQDSIDALRATNTQVAQGTLPAMLTMAAAMGATGDIMSVLASTATDTSVALNVTDEQLSKILQADYASQIEDAVGGEDAFKTIMGNLVKNTLDNIDAYKKQATYYTDKSNEAISDLKDPSVAIDSFWASFDAAMKRGLTVDEFEAWADASSWVNNFDTISDAITDFYNTIEKLGQSLQARTYKALGMDTASSASAQIASNRWELYDADKAGYDDATISAIAYTQELERQASIQDAMANAQSAVDDATGADKTASEVAKITSEFGDWIEAARILGASESQLATLRQQETATVQATYDALAEVMAEKASDAEIRLLKAQDNDYAASIYEKLENNAKELKEAMASNLYTAESYATLVAAQTAEVAALVKAQEDALTTQFETWQSNWAKLTARQYTVAGDDPMSTWTSLVQSQREEYAQAQKDGMSAEYLAQLVQVMAGERQTAWDDAQEAAWSKRMSDLNDQISKLKDSFSDLVDDLTEAANSFGSILDEQITLVGDLFDSAKSAQSAITSTIKDLTTGDLSPLSGADKTSSLAGQIATAYQQMTTAGRGAGQISAAATLESLATDYLDALRASGDSETYLAGYIDTVTKLNQAKAITGSDVNYYARMTDLLDAEKNIMAEILAELSKQTPDIQKLQGLKDASEATQSGIQDLYGDVTDNESSWRKAVEITLAQSGQTQDNIAKLLGTGGSVGTFLSAMTTFNTTSMPTYIGQITTLLAQIASVAGNITVTPPTVPVPGTPDVTTGGTTYTAEQTALATNLRALMSYANYGGSSSWTADQILPALSTYAAWGSQFGVTASNGFSVPSDAVGAYLYAKMADWNKDTGGTHTYLEVQNSIAGLYGSAANVLAHWLEFGYNEGVPFPNVDNVMYKTAQYYKNKATSLGINPYAAAKSMASTLGMSFSPSTSTLEAIAKAHYAAYGRAEGMIQPYALGGIAPGGSWGLVGEQGPEIVRFGATTAITPHSQTKNIMGDAFADLVAEIKSMKQQLYAAARETAKNTQKLARLADDWDANGLTTKAAQ, encoded by the coding sequence GCGTTGAACTGAGCGTCAACGAAGTCGCCAAGATGATGGGCATGTCCGGCCAAGCCTTTGAGGACTTCCGGTCCAAGGCGATGAAAAGCCTTGCCGCCGTCCAGGGGTCCAAGGCGCTGGAGACCATGGCCCGGCAGTGCGGTTTCGCCAAGGACGAGATCGAGAAGATGGGTCGGCAGATGGGGTTGACGGAGCAGTCGATTGCGGCGCTTACGACGAAGATATTTGGTCTTTCGGCTCCAATAAAATCTACACAATCTTCCGTATCTTCTCTTACCAGCCTGATAACTCCATTGGCAGGGGCTATCGCTGGTGCATTTACCTTGGGCGCTGTCTCTAGTTTCGTCCAGGAGATTGCCAGCGCAAAAATGCAGTTTGAGGCATTTGACCGGACTCTAAAATTGGTCACTGGCTCACAAACTGGCGCGTCTTTGGCTATGGAGTCTATTGCGGAAACATCTAACCGACTTGGCCTGAAACTCACTGACGCAGCAGACGGATACAAGCTCATTGCAGCGGCTGCACGTGGCACGACGCTTGAAGGGGCCGAGACTACAAAAACATTTGAAGCGGTTGCCTCATCGGCGTCCGTTTTGGGCCTGTCTGCCAGCGATACCAACGGCATCCTTTTGGCCCTTTCCCAAATGATTTCAAAAGGAAAAGTCCAGGCCGAGGAGCTGCGGGGCCAGCTGGGAGAGCGCCTTCCGGGCGCATTTCAAATTGCCGCCCGCGCCATGGGGATGACGACCGGAGAGTTGGACAAGCTTCTGTCTTCTGGTGGGCTAGCGACAGAAACATTCCTGCCAAGGTTCACCGCAGAATTGCTAAAGTCTGGACAGGGGGCGACTGATGTAGGCAACAGCACCCAGGCAGCGTTCAACCGAATGACTAACTCCTGGGATAGCCTAAAGGCCGCGCTAGGAGAAACAACGGCTTTTGGGGCAGCCATCGCGGCCGTAAATGCTATTGGAAGTGCTGCCGACACTGTAGCAAACAAGATTAGATCACTTAGCGAGACGCTTACAGCTACCAAGCAGATCGAGGATTACGAGAAGAGGGCAAAGGCTCTCAAAGATCAGCTTGGCGACGGACAGGGTATATCGCAAAAAATATCAGCATTTGAATACGAAACGATTCCCAGGGAAGATGTTCTGGAAGAAGTCCGGCGCATGGAGAATGCAGCCAATGAGCTTCGACAGAAAATTTCCGAGAACGCCCGAAGAGAAATTGGGAAGAAGAATCTCGCTGCAATAAATAAGCAAAACGAGGACAATCTCGCAGCCGAGAAGAAGGGGCAAGAGGCGGTCCTCGATTCTTGGGCGTCTTCGGCTGATAAGGGGAAATCCCTTTGGGCGCAAAACAGAAAAGACGTGCTGGCGGCATGGGGGAAGGCCTACAAAGGCGAAATCACCAATGACGCCATGTCTGTCCTGATCGACGAGTCAAACAAGAAGTACGCGCAGGGCCTCGAAGACCTGGGGAAGAAGGGCCAGAAATCCGCCAACGCCGCCGCCCGCTACGCCGAACGTACCTCCGCATACCTTGAGCAGGCCCAAGACCAGTACGATCAACTTGAAGCGCAGCTTGGGGGCGACTCCCTGGGGGCGAAGGTCGCGGCCATCGAAAAACGGTACGACAAGGCCGCGTCCGCTGTCCGGCAAGCCATGATCGGCGCGAAAGGCAGCACGGCCGAGTTGAACGCCACCCTGGAAGTCATGGGCAAAAGCAAGGCCCTGGAAATCCTCGCGGCCCAGGCCGACGCCTGGAAAAAGTCCATGTCCGACGCGGCCAACATGCTTGGCGAACTTGGCCGGCTGACCGGCGACCCGGACGCCATCTACGGGGCCAGCATGACCACGGCCCAGGCGTGGGAGGCGGACCAGCAAAAGCGGATCGGGGCCATTGCCGACGAAACCGAGAAGGAAAAGCAGCTTGGCGAATTGCGCCAGGTCATGGCTTTCAAGGAAGTAGAGGCGAAACGGCAGGCTTACGAAGGCGTGGCCGCCGTCTCCTCCGAATACTGGAACGCCGAAAAGGCGCTTCTCGACGTACACCTGGGAGTCGTCAAGGCCAACGCCCAAGACGAACTGGCTTTCCGTGTCTACGCCGCGCAACAGGAAGACGAACTCCGCAAAAAGCAGCTTGAGAGCGAATCGCAATACGCCGGCACCTTTGCCGAAACCTTTTCGTCCCGCTGGTCCCTCGCCTTCGGCGGCTACAAGTCCGAGATGACCAAGACCAAAGAGTCTTGGAATCAGATGAGCGACTCCATCATTTCGTCCACCAACGGGATGATTGACGGTATCGCCGGCGGATTTGGGGACATGATCCGTAACATCGGTAACGGGACCGCCAGCATCGAAGACCTGTGGAAGAACATGCTGAGCCGGATGCTGGATGCCTTCGCGTCATTCGTGGAAGACTTGGTGAAACAGCAGTTGAAGGACATGGTGGGTGGGCTGTTTTCCGGCTCTGCTACATCGGGCCAGCGAGGCGGAGGGCTCGACCTCTCCAACCTGCTCAAGGGCTCCTCTTCGTCTTCATCCGGCAGTTCCGCCTACGACCCCACCCTCTTTGACAAGTTGGGTGACAGGATTGGCGAAAGCTCGGGTGATTCATTCTTGCAGGGCCTCCAGTCGTCCGGCTCCGGGACTTCGCTCCTTATTGGTGACGCCCCCGACATCGGCAAGGGTATTGGCAAAGGACTGACGCAATACCAGGACGTTTGGAACGCGACCTCCTCCCGATGGAACCAGGGTGGGAATGAAGCGTGGCAGAATGGCAGCTTTTCATCGGCAACCGCCGCCACCGACTCCAAATACTCCTGGGGCGGCGCGGTCGCTGGGGCCGGTGCCGTGGCCGGCGGGGCCATGGGCATGGTCAATTCTACCAGCGCCCTAAGCGCCCTGGGCAGCGGCGTCATGGCGGCCGGCGGCGTCATGATGATGATTCCGGGCTTGCAGGTCGCGGGGGCTGTGACCGCAGCGGTTGGCGGGCTCGTCTCGCTGTTCGGCCAGGAGAACAAGAAGGAGATCAAGAAAGTCGCCGAGGGCTACAACATCGGCGTGACCGGGGGCGCGGTCAACGCCTCGGGCGTCGATTTCTACAGCGACGGCTCCACGGTCTCCACGGGCGTCACCGATCCGGACGTGGTCCGCAAGGTGTCCGAAGCCTTCAAGGACGCCGCGAAGAACGTCACGGACTTTTCCAAGGTCTTGGGGTTCTCGACCAAGGAATTCGTCAAGAATTTCAATTTTCCCACGATGAACATCACGAGCGATCAGCTCGACGGCTATATAAAAAATGGCACGAACGCCATGGCCTTTAGCGCCCTGGACCAGTCCGGCTTGCGTGGTGCCTTCGACGCCGTGGCCGAAAACGGCGAAGTCTACATCGACGAGTTCTCGCGCTTATCCAAAGCCTACCAAACCGTTGGCGGCTACACCGAGGCCTACGGCTACGACCTGGAAACCCTGGCCGGGATCACCCAGGACAGCATTGACGCTCTGCGGGCAACCAACACCCAGGTGGCTCAGGGCACCCTGCCGGCCATGCTCACTATGGCTGCCGCCATGGGCGCGACCGGCGATATCATGTCGGTCCTGGCCTCCACGGCCACGGACACGTCGGTTGCGCTCAATGTCACGGATGAGCAGCTTTCCAAGATTCTCCAGGCCGACTACGCCAGCCAGATCGAGGACGCCGTCGGTGGTGAAGACGCCTTTAAGACGATCATGGGCAACCTTGTCAAGAACACGCTCGACAACATTGACGCTTACAAGAAGCAGGCCACCTACTATACCGACAAGTCGAACGAGGCTATTTCCGACCTCAAAGACCCGTCCGTCGCGATAGACAGCTTCTGGGCCAGCTTTGATGCCGCGATGAAGCGCGGGCTTACTGTTGACGAGTTCGAAGCGTGGGCGGACGCCTCTTCGTGGGTCAACAATTTCGACACCATTTCCGACGCCATCACGGATTTTTACAACACCATTGAGAAGCTTGGGCAGAGCCTCCAAGCCCGGACCTACAAGGCCCTGGGCATGGACACGGCGTCGTCCGCCTCCGCGCAGATCGCCTCGAACCGGTGGGAGCTCTACGACGCGGACAAGGCCGGGTACGACGATGCCACCATATCCGCCATCGCCTACACCCAAGAACTTGAGCGCCAAGCCTCGATCCAGGACGCGATGGCCAACGCGCAGTCCGCCGTGGACGATGCGACCGGCGCGGACAAAACGGCCTCCGAGGTCGCCAAGATCACGTCGGAATTTGGCGACTGGATCGAGGCGGCCCGCATCCTCGGCGCGTCCGAATCGCAGCTTGCCACCCTGCGCCAGCAGGAAACCGCAACCGTCCAGGCCACCTATGACGCCCTGGCCGAAGTGATGGCCGAAAAGGCGTCTGACGCGGAAATCCGGCTCTTGAAAGCGCAGGACAACGACTACGCTGCCTCTATTTACGAAAAGCTGGAGAACAACGCCAAGGAACTCAAGGAGGCCATGGCAAGCAACCTCTACACCGCCGAGAGCTACGCCACCCTTGTGGCTGCACAGACGGCCGAGGTTGCTGCCCTGGTCAAGGCGCAAGAGGATGCGCTGACGACGCAGTTTGAGACGTGGCAGTCGAATTGGGCCAAGCTGACCGCCCGCCAGTACACTGTCGCGGGCGATGACCCCATGTCCACCTGGACCTCTTTGGTGCAGAGCCAGCGCGAGGAGTACGCGCAGGCGCAGAAGGACGGCATGTCCGCCGAATACCTGGCGCAACTCGTCCAGGTCATGGCTGGGGAGCGCCAGACCGCATGGGACGACGCACAGGAAGCGGCGTGGTCCAAGCGCATGTCCGATCTTAACGATCAGATCAGCAAGCTTAAGGACAGCTTTTCCGACCTTGTGGACGACCTGACCGAGGCGGCCAACAGTTTTGGCTCGATCCTGGACGAGCAAATCACGCTGGTTGGCGACCTATTCGACAGCGCCAAAAGCGCCCAATCCGCTATCACTTCGACCATCAAAGACCTGACGACCGGTGACCTTTCGCCGCTTTCAGGCGCTGATAAAACGTCCTCCCTGGCCGGGCAGATCGCCACGGCCTACCAGCAGATGACCACGGCCGGGCGCGGGGCCGGACAGATTTCGGCCGCCGCGACGTTGGAGAGCCTCGCTACCGACTACCTGGACGCACTTCGGGCCTCCGGTGACAGCGAGACCTACCTCGCTGGCTACATCGACACCGTGACCAAGCTCAATCAGGCCAAGGCCATTACGGGCAGCGATGTCAATTACTACGCCCGCATGACCGACCTGCTGGACGCCGAAAAAAATATCATGGCCGAAATCCTGGCCGAGCTTTCTAAGCAAACGCCCGATATCCAGAAGCTTCAGGGTTTGAAGGACGCCTCCGAGGCCACGCAATCCGGCATCCAAGACCTGTACGGCGACGTGACGGACAACGAATCTTCCTGGCGCAAAGCGGTCGAAATCACGCTGGCGCAATCCGGGCAGACGCAGGACAATATCGCCAAGCTGCTTGGTACTGGCGGGTCGGTCGGCACGTTCCTTTCCGCGATGACCACGTTTAACACGACCTCCATGCCGACCTACATCGGCCAGATCACCACGCTTCTGGCGCAGATTGCTTCGGTGGCTGGAAACATCACGGTCACGCCCCCGACTGTTCCAGTCCCAGGCACTCCCGACGTAACGACCGGTGGCACCACCTACACCGCCGAGCAAACCGCACTGGCGACCAATCTCCGCGCCCTGATGAGCTATGCCAATTATGGCGGTTCTTCTTCGTGGACGGCCGACCAGATTCTTCCGGCCCTGTCCACCTACGCAGCGTGGGGCTCCCAATTTGGCGTGACAGCCTCCAACGGGTTTAGCGTCCCCTCGGATGCAGTAGGCGCATACCTCTACGCCAAAATGGCGGATTGGAACAAAGACACAGGCGGGACGCACACGTACCTTGAAGTCCAAAATTCCATAGCCGGACTTTATGGCAGTGCGGCCAACGTCTTAGCCCACTGGCTTGAGTTTGGATATAACGAGGGTGTTCCTTTCCCGAACGTCGATAATGTCATGTACAAGACGGCGCAATACTACAAGAACAAAGCCACGTCTCTTGGCATAAATCCGTATGCCGCAGCCAAGTCCATGGCAAGCACCCTCGGCATGTCTTTCAGCCCGTCTACTTCGACGCTGGAAGCTATCGCCAAGGCCCACTACGCCGCCTACGGCCGCGCCGAGGGGATGATCCAGCCATACGCCCTGGGTGGCATCGCCCCCGGCGGATCGTGGGGTCTCGTTGGTGAGCAGGGGCCTGAGATCGTCCGCTTTGGCGCGACCACGGCTATTACACCACACTCACAGACCAAGAACATCATGGGTGACGCATTCGCGGACCTCGTGGCCGAAATAAAATCCATGAAGCAGCAGCTTTACGCCGCTGCACGGGAGACGGCCAAGAATACGCAGAAACTGGCGCGGCTTGCGGACGATTGGGATGCAAACGGATTGACCACCAAGGCGGCGCAGTAA